From a region of the Cyanobacterium sp. T60_A2020_053 genome:
- the queF gene encoding NADPH-dependent 7-cyano-7-deazaguanine reductase QueF, with translation MSELNQELKYGERAITEGSLITFPNPRPGRVYNISVTLPEFTCKCPFSGYPDFATIYINYSPDQTVVELKAIKLYINNYRDRYISHEESVNQILDDFVSTCHPLSITVKGDFYPRGNVHTVIEVSHTK, from the coding sequence ATGTCTGAATTAAATCAAGAGTTAAAATACGGCGAAAGAGCCATCACCGAAGGTTCTTTAATTACTTTCCCCAATCCTCGACCCGGTAGAGTTTATAATATTAGTGTTACCCTGCCAGAATTTACCTGTAAATGTCCTTTTTCTGGTTATCCTGACTTTGCCACTATTTACATCAACTACTCTCCAGATCAAACAGTAGTAGAGTTAAAAGCAATAAAACTATATATTAATAACTACCGAGATCGTTATATTTCCCACGAAGAATCGGTTAATCAAATTTTGGATGATTTTGTCAGCACCTGTCACCCTTTATCTATAACCGTCAAAGGTGATTTTTACCCCCGTGGGAATGTCCATACCGTTATCGAGGTTAGCCACACTAAGTAG